Part of the Zea mays cultivar B73 chromosome 4, Zm-B73-REFERENCE-NAM-5.0, whole genome shotgun sequence genome is shown below.
TCGGAACAGAGATAGCAGGCAGGCAGGAAGGCTCACCTTCTCGTTCATAGTCTGGCACTTGGACTGCACGTAGACGTCGAGATCGAAGTTGTCAGTCTTGAAGATCTTAAGGTTGTCGGCGAGCTGCACCCCACCATCGCCATTGTCACCTCCCCCATCCCTGATCCCCACCGCGGTGGTGCTACTCACCAGGAACATCCTCGAGTGGATCGCCGGCCGCGACGCGACGACTTGGCTGACGCCTCCTTTGGCAAGGAGAATCGAGGATGGCCACGGGGATACGTTGTcggtggtgccagagggattgaagGAAACACTATCTCTGATCCGGATTCCACCAGCTTTTTAGATTTTGTCCAGGTGTTGGGAAGT
Proteins encoded:
- the LOC103653660 gene encoding uncharacterized protein, with the translated sequence MSHRSRSRSPNRIQPSHLNDSASFQLPPFLGVQVPSRWRQVEERDSVSFNPSGTTDNVSPWPSSILLAKGGVSQVVASRPAIHSRMFLVSSTTAVGIRDGGGDNGDGGVQLADNLKIFKTDNFDLDVYVQSKCQTMNEKHCHYDVYACVRTGDPKVLHR